Genomic DNA from Synechococcus sp. MU1643:
TCTTCCATCCAAGCAATGGTGTTGTCACGACCCTGACCGATGTTATCGCCCTCATAGCTGTACCAAGCGCCCTTGCGAACAACAATGCCCGTCTCCTCAGCGAGATCAAGCAGACAACCCAAGGTGCTGATGCCGCGGCCAAAGAGAATGTCGAATTCGGCAATGCGGAAGGGTGGCGCCACCTTGTTTTTCGCCACTTTCACCTTCGCCCTGATACCGAATTCCTCAGTTCCCTTCTTGAGCGTCTGAATTCGACGGATGTCGAGGCGAACCGAGGCATAGAACTTGAGCGCGTTGCCTCCAGTGGTGGTCTCTGGGTTGCCGTAGGTGACACCAATCTTGAGACGCAACTGGTTGAGGAAGATGACGGTGCAACCCGACTTGCCGATGTTGCCTGTGATCTTCCGCATCGCCTGACTCATCAGACGCGCTTGGGCGCCAACCGCCAGGTCTCCCATCTCACCTTCGATCTCAGCACGGGGGGTGAGGGCAGCCACCGAGTCGACGACGACGAGGTCCACCGCCGCGGATCGCACCAACTGGTCAACAATCTCCAGCGCCATCTCACCGGTGTCTGGTTGGGAAACCAGCAGGTTCTCGACATCAACGCCCAAAGATGCGGCATAGACGGGATCCAGGGCATGCTCCGCATCCACAAAGGCCGCAACACCACCACGCTGTTGCACTTCAGCAATCGCGTGCAGGGTGAGCGTGGTTTTACCGGAACTTTCCGGGCCATAAACCTCCACCACACGACCCTTCGGGTAACCACCACCCAAAGCGAGATCTAGGGTCAGCGCACCGGTGGAAATCGTCTCCACCCGCATGCGGGAGGCATCCCCCAGCCGCATGATCGATCCCTTGCCGAAGTTGCGTTCGATC
This window encodes:
- the recA gene encoding recombinase RecA, which codes for MPADMKSGASDPRSSGERDKALNLVLGQIERNFGKGSIMRLGDASRMRVETISTGALTLDLALGGGYPKGRVVEVYGPESSGKTTLTLHAIAEVQQRGGVAAFVDAEHALDPVYAASLGVDVENLLVSQPDTGEMALEIVDQLVRSAAVDLVVVDSVAALTPRAEIEGEMGDLAVGAQARLMSQAMRKITGNIGKSGCTVIFLNQLRLKIGVTYGNPETTTGGNALKFYASVRLDIRRIQTLKKGTEEFGIRAKVKVAKNKVAPPFRIAEFDILFGRGISTLGCLLDLAEETGIVVRKGAWYSYEGDNIGQGRDNTIAWMEENPDATATIETLVRQKLTEGSEVKANSMRPLAAAAKTAAADKSAPAKASEAA